Proteins encoded in a region of the Benincasa hispida cultivar B227 chromosome 2, ASM972705v1, whole genome shotgun sequence genome:
- the LOC120071346 gene encoding uncharacterized protein LOC120071346 isoform X1 — protein MAWRQIISNHRSILQPYSAPSFARFFSKSTLYVVKVGIPEFLNGVGHGVESHVAKLESEIGDFQKLLVTRTLKLKKLGIPCKHRKLILKYTHKYRLGLWRPRSDSLKV, from the exons ATGGCATGGAGGCAGATTATCTCCAACCATAGGTCTATACTGCAACCATACTCAGCTCCTTCATTTGCTAGATTCTTTTCTAAATCTACCCTGTATGTCG TGAAGGTTGGTATACCAGAATTTTTAAATGGTGTTGGGCATGGGGTTGAGTCACATGTGGCTAAACTTGAATCAGAGATTGGTGACTTCCAGAAGCTGCTTGTTACTCGCACACTTAAACTGAAAAAACTTGGAATTCCATGCAAACAT AGGAAGCTGATATTGAAGTACACCCATAAGTACAGACTTGGACTATGGAGGCCTAGATCCGATTCCTTGAAGGTCTGA
- the LOC120071346 gene encoding uncharacterized protein LOC120071346 isoform X3, whose protein sequence is MSVGIPEFLNGVGHGVESHVAKLESEIGDFQKLLVTRTLKLKKLGIPCKHRKLILKYTHKYRLGLWRPRSDSLKV, encoded by the exons ATGTCG GTTGGTATACCAGAATTTTTAAATGGTGTTGGGCATGGGGTTGAGTCACATGTGGCTAAACTTGAATCAGAGATTGGTGACTTCCAGAAGCTGCTTGTTACTCGCACACTTAAACTGAAAAAACTTGGAATTCCATGCAAACAT AGGAAGCTGATATTGAAGTACACCCATAAGTACAGACTTGGACTATGGAGGCCTAGATCCGATTCCTTGAAGGTCTGA
- the LOC120071346 gene encoding uncharacterized protein LOC120071346 isoform X2, whose translation MAWRQIISNHRSILQPYSAPSFARFFSKSTLYVVKVGIPEFLNGVGHGVESHVAKLESEIGDFQKLLVTRTLKLKKLGIPCKHRNF comes from the exons ATGGCATGGAGGCAGATTATCTCCAACCATAGGTCTATACTGCAACCATACTCAGCTCCTTCATTTGCTAGATTCTTTTCTAAATCTACCCTGTATGTCG TGAAGGTTGGTATACCAGAATTTTTAAATGGTGTTGGGCATGGGGTTGAGTCACATGTGGCTAAACTTGAATCAGAGATTGGTGACTTCCAGAAGCTGCTTGTTACTCGCACACTTAAACTGAAAAAACTTGGAATTCCATGCAAACAT CGGAATTTTTAG